DNA sequence from the Acidothermus cellulolyticus 11B genome:
TTCCGCGGCGTCCGCGGTCTGCAGCGGCGAGATGGACCACCAGGCCAGGCCGAGATCTGCGGCGTGGCGGCGAATATCGGCGAACGGCCGTAACGCCGCCGCGGCAAGGTCGATCGGTGCGTTCCCACCCGCCGCGGCGCCGGCCCAGGCGGCGTGCAGAAACTCCTCGCCGGTCCGGACGACGTCCGCGGCCCGGGCGCGCACCCGCTCGGGATCGCAGACCACGACCACCGTCTGGGACGGGACTTCGTCAAGCAGGAGGTTCATCTCGTCCGCGAGCAGCGGGGCGAGTGCTTCCATCCCTTCGACGACGACACCGTGCGCGACCTTGCCGAGAATGTCAGCGAGCTGCGGATACCGCTGCGCCAACTCGGCCGCGCGGGTGACGACACGGTCGGTCAGGAGCAATTCCCGGCATGCCGTCGCCCACACCCGATCCGCCGACTCACCGAAACTCCGCTGGTCGCCGGCGCGGAAAGGGCGAATTTCTTCAATACGGTCACCGAAGAATTCCACCCGGAGCGGATGCTCGGCGGTGGGCGGAAAAATGTCGAGGATGCCGCCGCGGACGGCGATCTCCCCTCGTCGTTCGACGAGATCGACGCGGTGGTAGCCGATCGCCACCAGCCGGGCCACGACATCATTGAGATCGGCCTCATCACCGGGCCGCAGCTCGACCGGCTCGAGATCTCCCAATCCGGCGACCTGCGGCTGGAGCAGCGCGCGCACCGGCGTAGTAATGACCCGAAGCGTGCCCCCCTGCTCCCGAAGGAGGCGCCGGACGGCGACCCGGCGTCCGACGGTGTCCGCACGCGGCGACAACCGCTCGTGCGGCAGGGTCTCCCACGCGGGATATTCGGCGACCGCGCCGGCGGGGAGCAGGGGTTCCAGCGCGGTGGCAAGCTCGGTGGCTTCCCGCTCGGTCGCCGTGACCGCAAGCACGGGACGTCCAGCGCCGTACGGTGCGTCAGCCGCGATCAGCGCCGTGATGAACGCGCGGAGTGGACGCGGAACGCCGACCTCGACGTTCGCAATGCCCTTGCGGGCTGCGTCGCGGACACGCGCGAAGCCGTCATCGCCCAGCAGGGCCGTGATCAAGCCACGTAGATCCATGCCGAATCCGGTCAGACAAACACCCGGGACCATGGCGGTCCCGGGTGTCCAAGCCTACGCGCCGCCGCGCTGATCTGCGGAACGCGGGCCGACCGGACTTGCTGCCGAGCGGCTCTCCTCGTTCGGCTCAGTCGGTCGAATCTGCCGAGGTGTCCGGCGATTCAACGTCCGTAACGGCTCCTTCGGCGGGAACAGCCTGCTGACGTTGCCGGCTCGCCGCAACAGCGGCTGCACCGGCGGCGACGAGAGCGGCGCCGACGGTCACCGCGGCTGTGATGGGAAGCGCGCTGCCGGTGAACGGCAGCTGCGAGGACTCCCCCGCCACGCTGGGCGATGGGGTCTTCGAGAAGCTCTCGCCCAGCACCGAAGGGCTCACCGAGCCAGACGGTGAGGGGGACGGCGACGGCGATCCGGACGGCGACGGCGACGACGGCGGAGAGGTCGTCACGGTCACTGGCGGTGTGGTACCGGTCTGCGGTGGCGGCGGCGGCGGTGCGGCACCGCTGGCCGCTTCGGCCGCATGCGCATTCATAGCGATGACCTGAACGGCGGGCGCTATCCATAACAAGCCGCCGGCGACCGCTCCGCGCTTCAGCGCGTCCCGCCGG
Encoded proteins:
- a CDS encoding twin-arginine translocation signal domain-containing protein, with product MDGTQPAAGLTRRDALKRGAVAGGLLWIAPAVQVIAMNAHAAEAASGAAPPPPPPQTGTTPPVTVTTSPPSSPSPSGSPSPSPSPSGSVSPSVLGESFSKTPSPSVAGESSQLPFTGSALPITAAVTVGAALVAAGAAAVAASRQRQQAVPAEGAVTDVESPDTSADSTD